In the Acanthochromis polyacanthus isolate Apoly-LR-REF ecotype Palm Island chromosome 20, KAUST_Apoly_ChrSc, whole genome shotgun sequence genome, ACCCGGAGGAGACCGCCTCCACAGAGCTCCACCAAACGAAGCCGGCGACAGCGCTGTGAGTCACCTGACCCTGACGTCcaacaggaggaagaggaagaggaggaggaggaggaggaggaggaggtggaggaggaggtggtcgCTGTGGAGGAGGACTCGGGTGATCCTACCTGGACTCCACCTGAAGGAGGTGAGACCTGTGAAGTTCTGACCTGAAAAATTAGTGGGATCAGTGGaaagttttcatttaatttgttaaTGGTTGTAGTTTAATTTGacttaaataaaatgtgtatttttcacatattttatattttaatagcAGTTTGCTATTAATTCATTTGTCAGATGTCTGATTAGCAGGAATAGGGATATGTTCATTAGTATCTAACATCTTACATTCTCCTTCCTTTTATTTGaaatcttctgtttttgtttgttcatttgtttctaTCTACTGCTAGGACATTTTAAAGGGACCGATTAATATCttgctctatttttttttaaattatattttaaagttttattctgTGACTCCACTACAAAAGCTTTGCAGGATTCACAGATCAATAGATTCCCAGCTCTTTTTAAGCCCTGCCTCCTAACAGCCCACTTTGCTCTGATTGGCCACATTCTGGAAGCCTGCACCCAGTGCTTGTGAGCATTTGCAGAAGTCTTTAAGGGGCTGAGTTTCCTCACAAGGATGGTCTGACATCCGTTATTGAGATTTTTAATCATAGATCCAACACTTATTTCTGtatgtgacacaaaaacagggaACAGCACAATATGTTTCTCCTTGAGTTGATCGATTGATGTCCACATGCATTGGTCTGACGCTCTGTATCGTTTCTGTAGTAAACCGAGGAACCCCAATGTTCCCAACGGAACActttcaaacacaaaatgttcttCATTTGTTGAACTCCGACCTGCACTGACAGTTATTGGTACAAATTTGTACCTTAGTTTACGTTTTTGTCTCTTATTcgtttttcagattttattaatttatgtgGACGTGACggtgcatattaatgaacacaCGATCTCTTAATAGTTTACAAAAGGTTGCATTGAATAATTCAATAATAATTCATCCGTTGTTCCacacataaagaaaaacacacagacagataaaaAACAGTCTAAAACAAAGACGATGACCATTAGTACTGACTGGGTTTAACCGAGGGCTAGCCGTGTCTTCTGCTGTCTCTGAAAACTGACAGAGGTGGATCTTTCTCTGATAGCTGCAGGTAAAGTATTCCAGTTTGTATAACCTTCATTAGAAAAGGCATTCTGTGCTAAGGACTAAATTTTACTTCAGTGCCCCCTGGTGGTTGACCTCGTACTACCaataccatttttcttttttactttttaatgatTTGAAATTGATATTTCTTTACGATTGCACAATGATGAAATGACTGCCTCTTTCTGTGAAACACCTTAAtggctttttaaataaaatttctgttattttgacataaacgagcctcttttttttctttagctcAGTTTTAACTCCCGATTCTCTGATGTCTCCACAGATGTCGAGTCGACTCCCTCGACTCTCGGAGACCTGCAGCTGGACTCCGAGTCCCAGCATGCACCTCTTTCTGCGGTGAAGCTGGAGCCCGACAGCACTGTGTGTGACGTTTGTGGTAAAGTGATGAAGAACAAGTCGAGCCTGGCCCGGCATTCCTTCATCCACACGGGAAAGAAGCCGTTTGCCTGCCACCTCTGCGACCTGCACTTCAACCGCCGTGACAACCTTCAGCACCATCTGAACCGGCTGCACCCCAACGGTGTGGCCAAGCTGGAGAAGCAGCGGGAGGTTCAGGCGTGGCTGTGCGCCGTCTGCGGGAAAACCTTCAGCTGCAGGTCGAGGCTGAAGACTCACGAGGTGATCCACTCTGGAGTCAAACCGCACCGCTGCGACCTCTGCCCCAAAGCCTACATGAGGACCAACGACCTCGAGCACCACAAGAAAATCGTCCACGTGGATGGTGCCACCGAGCCCCAGCGGCCGAGCTCGCTGCTCTGCGACTTCTGCGGCAAAGAGTTTAAATGCAGGTCACAGCTCGCCATCCACTTCCAGACCCACACTGGGGAACGGCCGCACCTCTGCGACATCTGCGGACGCAAGTTTGGCCGTCAGTACCAGCTTAAACGCCACAAGCTCATGGTTCATGCCAACCAGCTGAGCGGCGAGGAGAACCTGCCGCCTGATGCGCCGTTCGCCTGCAGCATCTGTGGGAAGCGACTGAAGTCTGAAGCGCTGCTCGCCGCTCACTACCGCATCCACACGGGCGACAAGCCGCACCGCTGTGGCATCTGTCTGCGCAGCTTCCAACGCGCCACCTGCCTGAAGCAGCACCACGTCCGAGTGCACCTGAAGGTGAAAGCCAACGATTCGCCGCACGCCACTGCACGCCAGAAGAGCGCCACAACAGCGAAGGCGTTCCCCTGCTCAGTCTGCGGCAAGGTCTTCAAATTCAGATCTCTGCTAGCGAGTCACTCCATGATCCACAGCGAGAGCCGACCGTTCGCCTGCGATTTCTGCAGCCGCAGCTTCCGGCGCCTCAGCCACCTGAAGAGGCACCGCGAGGTCGTCCACGCCAACGGAGCGCGCCTGCCGCAGAGCTTCATCTGCCACATCTGCGGCAAAGACAAGAAGTGCCGCTCGCAGCTCGCCAGACACGTCATCATCCACACTGGGGAGCGGCCGTTCGCCTGTGACCTCTGCGGCGCCCGCTTCAACCGCCACGGCAATCTGCAGCAGCACAAGACGCGCATGCACTGCGTGGAAAAGCCGTCAGACCAGGAGGCCCCGCCCATTTTGTTTGACGACGACTTGGCGGCTGCTCTGACGTACAAGCAGGAGGAGACTGTGGTGGCCGTCGATGGCACGGCCGAACAGCTGGACGCCATGGCAACGGAAGAGATGGACGCCGATCAGCAGCTGGACGCCACctgaaataaaactgatgtgaGCACGGTCAGTGTCTTTCTGGACCTGtaagtgatgatgtcacacgATCTGTGTGAGTTCTGGTGGAACCTTCTGGATGGTTCCAATAAGAGAGATGATTGGACCGTGGACTGATCGATTGGACCGTGGACTGATCGATTGGACCGTGGACTGATCGATTGGACCGTGGACTGATCAGAGTTCCTTCAACTCAGCTGAACCTTTACATCGTCCTGAGCTTTCAGTCGTATCACATGGTTTTCTACAGCACAGATCAATTGGTTGTTTTATTGGTGACGGACAGAAACAACAGACTAGAGTGATTGTTAGTTGATTGATCCTTGAATTAATCAGTCACATGCCAATATATTTGAGAGCTGTTTCCATGGTGACCGGAACTCCTGTGAGTGTTCCGGTTAATCAGGTTAAACGACTGGGTTGAGTTAACGGGCTAATTGGGTTCAATGTTTGGTTTGAAATGTGACAGGAGAGAGAAACATCCATTAAAGGAACATGGAAGGATCTTAAACTGGAGTCTGGAGTTTAACTGGAGTTTCACGGATTTAAAACACAGAATACGGTCAcacttttacactttttttctctgttttaattaAATGACAAACCGGACAAAAGGAGTTCTTCAGCCATCGTTAAAGCCTAAAACTGCAGTCTAAAGTCCTGTCAGTCAGAGATCAATAGGTATCAATCAATAATAGATATACATGTTTTTTGCAAATCATTCCTGGTGGAAGAACCAAATATATACATGCATCTATAGATCAATCAGAGATCAATAGGTATTAATCAGAGATCAATAGGTATCAATCAGAGATCAATAGGAATTAATCACATATAATATGTGGGACCTGACCTGAGCTCAGTAACGGTGGAGCAGCAGGTAGACGAGAACTCTTCCTGAAATGTCCTGTAGCTTGTAGCTGGTTGCTGTTggcagcaggaagaagaaagctgattaaaatgatcagCTGATACCTGCATCTCCATCAGGTGAGTTTTAAAGATACCTTTATTAACATTCTGACTGCAGCTTCTTCAGAAAGagttttctggtttgttttctctgtgaCGGTGAACAGATGATCTGTGGactaaaccagacatttgaggaaactgaTCAACGTGACCTCTTGGAGCAGACGGCTGATCGATTAATGCAGAATGAAATGAAGGTTAGTTTGAGCTGCagaacaaacatgttttcagcaAACGTTTAATGAATCCACTGAGAACACAGTCAGGGTTCTGAAGGCACATTTCAGACACTGAGATCTGCTTTATATTCTGACAACAGGATCAGGACATGGAAAACACAATCAGCACATCCACGTTCTACTGGCAAGCTTTGATCCACAACaagttcaacatttttattagtttctcagataaagaggaggagagcagagatCCTGCAGGGGGCGCCAGCAGCTCAGTAAACCCAACACTAACGGCTAGAAACACCCACAGTCATCAATCAGTCAACCAACCAGATTAGGTTTGCAGCAGTCAATGTTTTCTGATTCCTCTGGGTTTCAGACTGTCGaccaaactaaacaaaacatctGAAGATGCAGATTTTAATCCTGGAATCTTtccatcaataaaaaaataatcaacacatTGATCAATGATGGAAACCGTGATTATTTACAGTGCTGTATCTGCAGAATAAACAACATCCCATCAGCTGTGTGCTAGTACAAAGATGCAAATATTCAACAAGTTTTGGGTTATCAAGCAATAAAACtacatttcatacatttttctaTCCGTGACGTTCTGTCCTGGTGACCTCCAGCATGTTTGAACCTGGGAGCTGGTGTGAGGTCTCTATTTATCCTCAAACTGAGTAAAGAGCCTTCAGAGATGGAGGTCCTGATGGTCAGAGTTCAGGCAGGAACCGGTGAGGCAGAACAGCTGGCTCAGTATTGTGGCTGCAAAGTAAATCATTAATCAGTCATTGTTTCAGCTCCGAACCACTTCATGAAAACCGCCCACTGCCGtctttacatttaaatattagtgACATTACCTGTGCTGTTCTCTAGGAAACTGAAATCACACGGTTTGATGTCGGACTAATCTGAAAGGAGAACGCTTTATCCATGGGTGTAACcgccatctcagaagtgagggggacaaatttttcagagcgatttatcattctctgacatttaattgcaccgtccttagtggctaaagaaccacataatccctaacagccacagtacaataccaggggaccaactaggctggttctttaaactataagtataaactttaaactataaaatctaaagttttagtggccaaactctagttgagttgacaacaatgtcccttgaacatctactggacgagtagccaaaggtgccaaacactgaacatgaaatgatcagtactgcctggtttctccctgccatagatatcttattttcaggaagttataatctctccttacctgtaaagaccctacatccttgtccctgctgctggcctctgatccatctcctccctgactctgctctttctgttatggcaataaacataaaaaatgtggtaagaaaaattctgaaatagcattaggaagagtaaaaattgcagtagaatttaacctcaaaatcactttaacccatagatacatttttttttttcacctctgcagaccctgcatggtcacattactgcctctggtccatctcctgcctgactctgctctttgttatggaaataatcattaaaaaaatctgaaaatcaaaattctgagatagaattagaaagagaagcagtaaaaatagttgtaaatttataccatagatagcctattcttttttctcctctctgactctcctcttttgggaccaaaagacttaaatacatggagagcaattgtgagcacatcttctgcccagaaatgaaagaggactgggtttattccaagaataaactaattagcagtaatgtaacagaggcaacatttaaattattattaactagcttaacatattgatatatcgccacgttttaccttgtcatcatttagcgaacaagtctaacattgtttgcatccaacaaggtcacacaacttacacggtttgtttggaaagaactgtgtaaagttttttgcttcttgctagctctggctggtttgctaaacattactccagacgcacgttcagcactgctcagcacagcagcacgtctcctgtggaacacctgcgttagcatgcgctcatggtgcattcaaagacggctcgggaaaacacgatactggatgctaataacgggtttagctgttgtaacggctgaaaaaagtgcgggggacagaggggacagatgtggaaagtgcgggggacatgtcccatgcgtaccccgcgtccgttacgccgcTGGCTTTATCTGACTCTGTTCAAAGTTTTCCTCACGCCTCTGAGCAGCATCAGTCTGCActgtgaggcgttcagggacCGTCTGTAAACATTGGGTCTATCCATTAGCAAATGCTGAGCTAATGAGGTGTTCAGGGACCATCAGTACATTCATAGCAGAAcagctgtgttgttgtttgaacGGCTGCTAGAAGGTTTGGAAAGCATTGATTGATCATTAAGCTCCtcattagtctttgtcatggtgcccctttaccagctaaactcccacaatgctctctgctttaacctgaagcctcctctggtctctacaggattaacCAGGAAGAGGCGCCACCTGGAACccacaaccaggaactacagctgatctatgaTTCTTCTCAAATTCATGACCTTCTGCCTCATTGTTTAATATATTATAAATTAATAACAGTAATTGAATGATTAATCATTAACATCCATCAGTTATTTTCAACAGTTAAAAGTTGATCTTGAGGTTTTTTGACTGAGCTCCTCAGATTTGAAATTAATCCGACTCTTTCTTCATGTTTTCGTTTTGTCAGCTCATGTGATCTAGAAAACATCATGCAGACCTGCTGCTCCTCACTGGCCAACCAAACTAACCCCCTGTAGTGACTCGTCCCAGATGATGACCCCGCCCCCTGTAGTGACTCCTCCCAGATGATGACCCCGCCCCCTGTAGTGACTCGTCCCAGATGATGACCCCGCCCCCTGTAGTGACTCCTCCCAGATGATGACCCCGCCCCCTGTAGTGACTCGTCCCAGATGATGACCCCGCCCCCTGTAGTGACTCGTCCCAGATGATGACCCCGCCCACTGCAGTGGCTCCTCCCAGATGATGACCCCGTCCCCTGTAGTGGCTCCTCCCAGATGATGACCCCGCCCCCTGTAGTGACTCCTCCCAGATGATGACCCCGCCCCCTGTAGTGACTCCTCCCAGATGATGACCCCGCCTCCTGTAGTGACTCCTCCCAGATGATGACCCCGCCCCCTGTAGTGACTCCTCCCAGATGATGACCCCGCCCCCTGTAGTGGCTCCTCACCGATGATGACCCCGCCCCCTGTAGTGACTCGTCCCAGATGATGACCCCGCCCACTGCAGTGGCTCCTCCCCGATGATGACCCCGCCCCCTGTAGTGAGTCCTCCCAGATGATGACCCCGCCCCTGTAGTGACTCCTCCCAGATGATGACCCCGCCCCTGTAGTGACTCCTCCCAGATGATGACCCCGCCCCCTGTAGTGACTCCTCCCAGATGATGACCCCGCCCCCTGTAGTGAGTCCTTCATGAACATCTATCAACACATTCTACCAGCAGAACAGAAGTGACAAAGAGCAAAAAAGGAAGAGAAGG is a window encoding:
- the LOC110960938 gene encoding endothelial zinc finger protein induced by tumor necrosis factor alpha-like isoform X1, producing the protein MEPPGLLLEDGGEEGRWREVGCQWESPGEEEVRRKEVGCQSDLAERRDAGVQVDLLTQQLSWRHSGSSPMLLQCFAVRPDGPDGGALLQHCTTSQTRTRTRTVRPALKPSTKPTQTRTQTRRRPPPQSSTKRSRRQRCESPDPDVQQEEEEEEEEEEEEEVEEEVVAVEEDSGDPTWTPPEGDVESTPSTLGDLQLDSESQHAPLSAVKLEPDSTVCDVCGKVMKNKSSLARHSFIHTGKKPFACHLCDLHFNRRDNLQHHLNRLHPNGVAKLEKQREVQAWLCAVCGKTFSCRSRLKTHEVIHSGVKPHRCDLCPKAYMRTNDLEHHKKIVHVDGATEPQRPSSLLCDFCGKEFKCRSQLAIHFQTHTGERPHLCDICGRKFGRQYQLKRHKLMVHANQLSGEENLPPDAPFACSICGKRLKSEALLAAHYRIHTGDKPHRCGICLRSFQRATCLKQHHVRVHLKVKANDSPHATARQKSATTAKAFPCSVCGKVFKFRSLLASHSMIHSESRPFACDFCSRSFRRLSHLKRHREVVHANGARLPQSFICHICGKDKKCRSQLARHVIIHTGERPFACDLCGARFNRHGNLQQHKTRMHCVEKPSDQEAPPILFDDDLAAALTYKQEETVVAVDGTAEQLDAMATEEMDADQQLDAT
- the LOC110960938 gene encoding endothelial zinc finger protein induced by tumor necrosis factor alpha-like isoform X2, giving the protein MLLQCFAVRPDGPDGGALLQHCTTSQTRTRTRTVRPALKPSTKPTQTRTQTRRRPPPQSSTKRSRRQRCESPDPDVQQEEEEEEEEEEEEEVEEEVVAVEEDSGDPTWTPPEGDVESTPSTLGDLQLDSESQHAPLSAVKLEPDSTVCDVCGKVMKNKSSLARHSFIHTGKKPFACHLCDLHFNRRDNLQHHLNRLHPNGVAKLEKQREVQAWLCAVCGKTFSCRSRLKTHEVIHSGVKPHRCDLCPKAYMRTNDLEHHKKIVHVDGATEPQRPSSLLCDFCGKEFKCRSQLAIHFQTHTGERPHLCDICGRKFGRQYQLKRHKLMVHANQLSGEENLPPDAPFACSICGKRLKSEALLAAHYRIHTGDKPHRCGICLRSFQRATCLKQHHVRVHLKVKANDSPHATARQKSATTAKAFPCSVCGKVFKFRSLLASHSMIHSESRPFACDFCSRSFRRLSHLKRHREVVHANGARLPQSFICHICGKDKKCRSQLARHVIIHTGERPFACDLCGARFNRHGNLQQHKTRMHCVEKPSDQEAPPILFDDDLAAALTYKQEETVVAVDGTAEQLDAMATEEMDADQQLDAT